In Dolichospermum flos-aquae CCAP 1403/13F, the following proteins share a genomic window:
- a CDS encoding primary-amine oxidase: MIKRLNLFYRLTISIIIFINICWGFSNIVLAEEAIIPHPLNPLTEQEINTAVTIVKEQKNLSETAIFPIISLQEPDKKAVLNFTPGKSFLRQVFLQVYEIELNKTFTGTVNLNTKNLTSWQEIPHGQPAILNPDYAIANEVVKSDLRWQIAMQKRGIKDFKNVEISCWGAGILNKAEAKSGNRICRALSYYQGKHWNFYARPIEGVLVTVNLNKGEVDSFVDNGIVPLSQENWDYDVNASSQVIAPPKTLNINQPEGTSFQIKGNEITWQGWKFRYLMHPREGLVLYLVKYNDGEKDRSILYRGSLSEMAVPYGHPQPNWSFRNAFDVGEYNLGLLANKLELGKEIPENGVLLNTVFANPEGEPFTIPALVGIYERDNGILWKHFNYRNQQKYIRRNRELVMKMMATVDNYDYSINWIFRQDGTLEVENELTGIDLVQGTASIKQTENKSFGRLLAKNIFGVNHQHFFNYRLDLDIDGQANSVMEMNVEALPMDDKNPLGNAITVEDTPLKTEKSAVRDMDIQHSREWMIASADKQNNLGVSPAYMLMPGGNTILYAVEGANIRKKAGFATHHFWVTKYKPNEMYAGGDYPNQTQLGEGLPKYIGDNESVNNEDLVVWYTMGITHIPRPEDWPVMPTHRVGFKLMPRGFFKRNPAINLGE; the protein is encoded by the coding sequence ATGATTAAGAGGCTAAATCTTTTTTACAGGCTAACTATTAGCATTATTATTTTCATTAATATCTGCTGGGGATTTTCTAACATTGTATTAGCTGAAGAAGCGATAATTCCACACCCTCTCAACCCCTTAACAGAACAAGAAATTAATACAGCAGTTACCATAGTTAAAGAGCAAAAAAATCTCAGTGAAACCGCAATTTTTCCCATAATTTCCTTACAAGAACCCGATAAAAAAGCAGTCTTAAATTTTACACCTGGTAAATCATTTCTCCGCCAGGTTTTTTTGCAAGTTTATGAAATCGAACTGAATAAAACCTTTACTGGAACAGTTAATTTAAATACTAAAAATCTCACTTCCTGGCAAGAAATACCTCACGGACAACCTGCTATTTTAAACCCAGATTATGCCATAGCTAACGAAGTCGTAAAATCAGATTTACGTTGGCAAATAGCTATGCAAAAACGGGGAATTAAAGATTTTAAAAATGTAGAAATAAGTTGTTGGGGAGCAGGAATACTCAATAAAGCAGAAGCAAAATCTGGTAATCGAATTTGTCGAGCATTATCTTATTATCAAGGTAAACATTGGAATTTTTATGCCCGTCCCATAGAAGGCGTTTTAGTTACAGTTAATTTAAATAAAGGTGAAGTTGATAGCTTTGTTGATAATGGGATAGTTCCTCTTTCCCAAGAAAATTGGGATTATGATGTTAATGCTTCTAGTCAAGTAATTGCACCACCAAAAACATTAAATATTAATCAACCAGAAGGAACAAGTTTCCAAATTAAAGGTAATGAAATTACTTGGCAAGGTTGGAAATTTCGTTATTTAATGCACCCCCGCGAAGGTTTAGTTTTGTATCTTGTCAAATATAATGATGGTGAAAAAGATAGATCAATTTTATATCGTGGTAGTCTTTCAGAAATGGCAGTTCCTTACGGTCATCCTCAGCCCAATTGGTCATTTCGTAATGCCTTTGATGTGGGAGAATATAATTTGGGATTATTAGCGAATAAACTAGAATTAGGTAAAGAAATTCCTGAAAATGGAGTTTTATTAAATACAGTGTTTGCTAATCCTGAAGGAGAACCTTTTACCATACCTGCATTAGTGGGAATTTATGAAAGAGATAACGGTATCCTGTGGAAACATTTTAATTACAGAAATCAACAAAAATATATCCGTCGTAATCGTGAATTAGTCATGAAAATGATGGCAACAGTTGATAACTATGATTACAGTATCAATTGGATATTTAGGCAAGACGGTACTTTAGAAGTAGAAAATGAGTTAACGGGGATTGATTTAGTCCAGGGAACAGCCAGCATAAAACAAACTGAAAATAAGTCATTTGGCAGATTATTAGCTAAAAATATCTTTGGTGTAAATCATCAGCATTTTTTCAATTATCGCTTAGATTTAGATATAGATGGACAAGCTAATTCTGTAATGGAAATGAATGTAGAAGCGTTACCAATGGATGATAAAAACCCGTTAGGCAATGCCATAACTGTAGAAGATACTCCACTAAAAACCGAAAAATCTGCTGTGCGTGATATGGATATTCAACACAGTCGAGAATGGATGATTGCTAGTGCAGATAAACAAAATAATTTAGGTGTTTCACCTGCATATATGTTAATGCCAGGAGGAAATACAATTTTGTATGCGGTAGAAGGTGCCAATATTAGGAAAAAAGCAGGTTTTGCAACTCATCATTTCTGGGTGACAAAATATAAACCCAATGAAATGTATGCAGGTGGAGACTATCCCAATCAAACGCAATTGGGGGAGGGTTTACCAAAATATATTGGTGATAATGAATCTGTGAATAATGAAGATCTAGTTGTCTGGTACACAATGGGAATCACTCATATTCCCCGTCCAGAAGATTGGCCTGTAATGCCAACTCACCGCGTTGGTTTTAAATTGATGCCCAGGGGATTTTTTAAGAGGAATCCCGCGATTAATTTGGGTGAGTGA
- a CDS encoding TldD/PmbA family protein: MKPEELSTLEKTFNQLVETLLIKKAENEHFTVRLSSESSQFTRFNSAKVRQTGYVHDGSIQLTLMANQRSSFRQFPFTGNWEIDWELVSTALQELRDELTLLPIDPYLVLPSGNHSSREINTGKLLTPEILVPSILETVTNLDFTGMYAGGIVIRGYGDSSGQKHWFVTDSFNLDYSLFMASGQAVKGTFAGSEWNEAAYLAKINDGKQQLEMLSRPVKELPKGQYKTYFAPAAVADLLGMLSWGAISEASIQQGNSALAALSRQEKQLSSKFTLKENFQSGLVPRFNNLGEMAAPELTLIEKGILINSLVNSRTAKEYHKPANGANGSETLRSPEINPGNLAFEKILPSLDTGLYVSNLHYLNWSDRPSGRITGMTRYACFWVENGEIIAPIANLRFDESLYRFWSAENLIDLTNFQEFIPEVGTYESRQLGGSLVPGMLVKNFTYTL, from the coding sequence ATGAAACCAGAAGAATTATCAACCCTAGAAAAAACTTTTAATCAACTTGTGGAAACCCTGCTGATTAAAAAAGCAGAAAATGAACATTTTACTGTGCGACTTAGCAGCGAAAGTAGTCAATTTACCCGCTTTAATTCTGCCAAAGTTAGACAAACAGGTTATGTTCATGATGGTTCGATTCAACTAACCTTAATGGCCAATCAACGCAGTAGTTTTCGTCAGTTTCCCTTTACTGGAAATTGGGAAATAGACTGGGAATTAGTATCCACTGCTTTACAAGAATTACGTGATGAATTAACATTATTACCAATTGATCCTTATTTAGTTTTACCATCAGGAAATCATAGCAGTCGAGAAATTAATACTGGTAAATTACTAACTCCAGAAATATTAGTTCCCAGTATTCTCGAAACAGTGACCAATTTAGATTTTACGGGGATGTATGCTGGAGGAATTGTTATCAGAGGTTATGGTGATTCTAGCGGACAAAAACACTGGTTTGTGACTGATTCCTTTAATTTAGATTATTCCTTATTTATGGCATCAGGACAAGCTGTAAAAGGAACTTTCGCCGGCAGTGAATGGAATGAAGCTGCTTATTTAGCTAAAATAAATGATGGGAAACAGCAGCTAGAAATGCTATCTCGTCCAGTTAAAGAATTACCAAAAGGACAATATAAAACCTATTTTGCTCCCGCTGCGGTGGCTGATTTATTGGGTATGCTTTCCTGGGGTGCTATCAGTGAAGCTAGTATTCAACAAGGTAATAGTGCTTTAGCTGCTTTATCACGTCAAGAAAAACAACTTTCTTCAAAATTCACTTTAAAAGAAAATTTTCAAAGTGGTTTAGTTCCCAGATTTAATAATTTAGGAGAAATGGCTGCACCCGAATTAACTTTAATTGAAAAAGGGATTTTAATTAATAGCTTAGTTAATTCTCGCACAGCAAAAGAATATCATAAACCCGCTAATGGTGCGAATGGTTCAGAAACCTTACGTTCTCCCGAAATTAATCCTGGTAATTTGGCATTTGAGAAGATTTTACCCAGTTTAGATACAGGGTTATATGTTTCTAATTTACATTATTTAAACTGGAGCGATCGCCCATCTGGCAGAATTACAGGAATGACTCGTTATGCTTGCTTTTGGGTAGAAAATGGCGAAATTATTGCCCCCATTGCTAACCTACGCTTTGATGAAAGTCTCTATCGTTTTTGGAGCGCAGAAAATCTCATTGATTTAACAAACTTCCAGGAATTTATTCCCGAAGTCGGAACTTACGAAAGCCGACAATTAGGAGGAAGTTTAGTTCCTGGTATGTTGGTGAAAAATTTCACCTATACATTATAA
- the chlP gene encoding geranylgeranyl reductase, whose protein sequence is MTLRVAVVGSGPAGSCAAETLAKAGIETYLFERKLDYAKPCGGAIPLCMVKEFDLPPEIIDRQVRKMKMISPSNREVDINLINQDEYIGMCRREVLDGFLRDRAEKLGANLINATVHKVDIPAGKSDPYTIHYLDHTGEGAQGVTKTLKVDLIVGADGANSRIAKDMGAGDYNYAIAFQERIRLPQDKMAYYNELAEMYVGDDVSTDFYAWVFPKYDHVAVGTGTMHINKARIKQFQAGIRARASEKLAGGEIIKIEAHPIPEHPRPRRVVGRIALVGDAAGYVTKSSGEGIYFAAKSGRMCAEAIVEAANGGARIPTEADLKVYLKRWDKKYGLTYKVLDILQNVFYRSDATREAFVEMCDDMDVQKLTFDSYLYKTVVPANPFTQLKITAKTLGSLIRGNALAP, encoded by the coding sequence TTGACACTACGGGTTGCTGTTGTTGGTTCAGGACCTGCGGGTTCATGCGCTGCTGAAACACTAGCTAAAGCTGGGATTGAAACCTATTTATTTGAGCGGAAGCTAGATTACGCCAAGCCTTGCGGGGGTGCTATTCCCCTCTGTATGGTGAAGGAATTTGACTTACCTCCAGAAATTATTGACCGTCAAGTCCGCAAAATGAAAATGATTTCTCCCTCTAATCGTGAGGTTGATATCAATCTAATAAATCAAGATGAATACATAGGAATGTGCCGCAGAGAAGTGTTGGATGGCTTCTTGCGAGACCGGGCGGAAAAATTAGGGGCAAATTTAATTAACGCCACTGTTCATAAAGTTGATATTCCTGCCGGCAAGTCTGACCCCTATACAATCCACTACCTTGACCATACAGGAGAAGGAGCGCAGGGCGTTACTAAAACCCTGAAAGTGGATTTAATCGTTGGTGCGGACGGGGCAAATTCCCGCATTGCTAAGGATATGGGTGCTGGGGATTACAATTATGCGATCGCTTTCCAAGAACGTATTCGTCTTCCCCAAGACAAAATGGCCTATTACAATGAACTCGCCGAAATGTACGTTGGCGATGATGTTTCTACCGACTTCTACGCTTGGGTATTCCCCAAATATGATCACGTAGCGGTAGGTACTGGCACAATGCACATCAACAAAGCCAGAATCAAACAATTCCAAGCTGGTATTCGCGCCCGTGCTTCTGAAAAACTAGCCGGCGGTGAAATCATCAAAATAGAGGCACACCCCATCCCGGAACATCCCCGTCCCCGTCGCGTTGTTGGACGCATAGCCTTGGTAGGAGATGCTGCTGGTTATGTTACCAAGTCTTCTGGTGAAGGTATTTATTTTGCGGCTAAATCTGGCAGAATGTGCGCCGAGGCCATTGTAGAAGCAGCTAACGGCGGTGCGCGGATTCCCACAGAAGCCGACCTCAAAGTATACCTGAAACGTTGGGATAAGAAATACGGACTCACCTACAAAGTATTAGACATTCTCCAAAACGTCTTCTATCGTTCCGATGCTACCCGCGAAGCATTTGTAGAAATGTGTGATGACATGGATGTACAAAAGCTAACTTTTGATAGTTATCTTTATAAAACTGTAGTTCCCGCTAACCCCTTCACTCAATTAAAAATTACTGCCAAAACTCTTGGTAGCTTAATTCGCGGTAATGCCCTTGCGCCCTAA
- the rpmI gene encoding 50S ribosomal protein L35 produces MPKLKTRKAAAKRFRVTGTGKIVRRKPFKNHLLEHKSSSKKSNMSKMAIVHERDEPNVRLMLPYL; encoded by the coding sequence ATGCCTAAATTAAAGACTCGCAAGGCTGCGGCGAAGAGATTCCGCGTCACCGGTACCGGTAAAATCGTCCGCCGTAAACCGTTCAAAAACCACTTATTAGAGCATAAATCCTCTAGCAAAAAGAGCAATATGTCCAAAATGGCAATTGTTCATGAACGGGACGAACCTAACGTGCGTTTAATGCTTCCATATTTGTAA
- a CDS encoding Uma2 family endonuclease — MIIAQELESQQDISADVIFPPSDLYSDEPPVETELHLRQIILLFKCLEWLWKDRTNFYAAGNLTIYYSPNQKKSQFFRGPDFFVVLETERKTRKSWVVWEEDGKYPNFILEILSPSTANTDREFKKELYQNTFRTPDYFWFDPYTLEFAGFHLIDNKYQPLEPNKKGYLWSEQLGLYLGIHQGLLRYFTPAGELVPTPEETAEEETKKTAIQVQRAEIESQRAEIESQRAEWEARRSERLAAKLRELNIDPDTI, encoded by the coding sequence ATGATCATTGCTCAAGAATTAGAATCACAACAAGACATCTCCGCAGATGTAATATTTCCTCCTAGTGATTTATATAGTGATGAACCTCCCGTGGAAACTGAACTACATCTACGACAAATAATTTTACTTTTCAAATGTTTAGAATGGTTATGGAAAGATAGAACAAATTTCTATGCTGCGGGAAATTTGACTATTTACTATAGTCCTAATCAGAAAAAATCACAATTTTTCCGAGGTCCTGATTTTTTTGTGGTCTTGGAAACTGAACGCAAAACCCGCAAAAGCTGGGTAGTGTGGGAAGAAGATGGTAAATATCCTAATTTCATTTTAGAAATTCTTTCACCCAGTACAGCTAATACTGATAGAGAATTCAAAAAAGAACTTTATCAAAATACTTTCCGCACACCAGATTACTTTTGGTTTGATCCTTATACATTAGAATTTGCAGGTTTTCATTTAATAGATAATAAATATCAACCTTTAGAACCAAATAAAAAAGGATATTTATGGAGTGAACAGTTAGGGTTATATTTAGGAATTCACCAAGGACTGTTAAGGTATTTTACCCCAGCAGGAGAGTTAGTGCCGACACCAGAAGAAACCGCAGAAGAGGAAACTAAAAAAACAGCAATACAAGTGCAAAGAGCAGAAATAGAATCCCAAAGAGCAGAAATAGAATCTCAAAGAGCAGAATGGGAAGCTAGAAGATCAGAACGTTTAGCAGCAAAATTGCGAGAATTAAATATTGATCCAGATACAATTTAA
- the rplT gene encoding 50S ribosomal protein L20 — MTRVKRGNVARKRRNKILKLAKGFRGSHSTLFRTANQQVMKALRSAYRDRKKKKRDFRRLWIARINAASRQHGLSYSRLIGNLKKANVELNRKMLAQLAILDPASFAKIAELANSVNG; from the coding sequence ATGACTCGGGTAAAACGCGGTAATGTAGCTCGTAAACGCCGCAATAAAATTCTCAAACTAGCTAAAGGTTTCCGTGGTTCTCACTCAACTTTGTTTAGAACCGCTAACCAACAAGTAATGAAGGCGCTTCGCAGTGCTTACCGCGATCGCAAAAAGAAGAAGCGTGATTTTCGCCGTCTGTGGATAGCACGGATTAACGCAGCTTCTAGACAACACGGTTTAAGCTATAGCCGTTTGATTGGTAATTTGAAAAAGGCCAATGTGGAACTAAACCGCAAAATGTTGGCACAATTGGCAATTCTTGATCCTGCAAGCTTCGCTAAAATTGCGGAACTCGCTAACTCGGTTAACGGATAA
- a CDS encoding tetratricopeptide repeat protein: MDSNLVVIYLSIFVGLLAFAGVSVFRQVFKTRKLENSLGKLKNKLTKEKGTAQEYYELASIYSEKKVFSQAIPLFQKSLKAAEEEGEESIAPIYNGLGYVYFAQEQYDLAIRQYKEAIKLNPDYVSALNNLGHAYEKKKLNAQALEMYEATLKLSPNNPVAKRRAESLRRLVSI; encoded by the coding sequence ATGGATAGCAATTTAGTCGTCATTTATCTGTCAATTTTTGTTGGTTTACTTGCATTTGCAGGTGTGAGTGTTTTTCGTCAAGTATTCAAAACCCGCAAACTTGAAAACTCTCTAGGTAAGTTAAAAAACAAATTAACTAAAGAAAAAGGTACGGCTCAAGAATATTATGAATTAGCTAGTATCTATTCAGAAAAAAAAGTATTTAGCCAAGCCATACCCCTATTTCAAAAATCTCTCAAAGCAGCCGAAGAAGAGGGAGAAGAATCTATTGCTCCCATTTACAACGGTTTGGGATATGTTTACTTTGCTCAAGAGCAATATGACTTAGCAATTCGTCAGTACAAAGAAGCGATTAAATTGAACCCAGATTATGTATCAGCCTTAAATAATCTCGGACACGCTTATGAGAAGAAAAAATTGAATGCTCAAGCCTTGGAAATGTATGAAGCAACACTCAAATTATCACCTAATAACCCCGTTGCTAAACGTCGGGCTGAATCTTTACGTCGCTTAGTTTCTATATAA
- a CDS encoding NAD(P)H-quinone oxidoreductase subunit O yields the protein MAVKKGNMVRAIREKLENSLEAEASDSRFPSYLFETKGEIVDIKGDYALVKFGQVPTPNIWLKLEQLEEFV from the coding sequence ATGGCTGTTAAAAAAGGCAATATGGTGCGGGCTATTCGGGAAAAGTTGGAAAATAGTCTAGAAGCTGAAGCTAGTGATTCCCGCTTTCCTAGTTATTTGTTTGAAACTAAGGGGGAAATTGTCGATATTAAGGGTGATTATGCTTTGGTGAAGTTTGGACAAGTGCCAACGCCAAATATTTGGTTAAAGTTAGAACAGTTGGAAGAGTTTGTTTAA
- a CDS encoding type II toxin-antitoxin system ParD family antitoxin — MNITLKPEQEQFIQNQLAQGRFPNAEAVINQALQLLQEKQREYEDWVEDVRIKVNEAAAELERGEGVPLETVVEQIQAKFRHAREEKK, encoded by the coding sequence ATGAATATTACCCTAAAACCAGAACAAGAACAGTTTATTCAAAACCAGTTAGCTCAAGGGAGATTTCCTAATGCTGAAGCCGTCATTAATCAAGCTCTACAACTTTTACAAGAAAAACAACGAGAATATGAAGACTGGGTAGAAGATGTGAGAATTAAAGTGAATGAAGCCGCAGCAGAATTAGAACGAGGAGAAGGAGTTCCTTTAGAAACAGTTGTTGAACAGATACAGGCAAAATTTCGTCATGCGCGAGAGGAAAAAAAATGA
- a CDS encoding TldD/PmbA family protein, which produces MWKQLTTAISHLNIPADWVGIRAVKTTSTHHSVRDGLPQSNGKSLNMGAMIEVIVDGCLGYAATNSLDISSLQNAAEIAYKQALVASKWWIYPVSENTRPQVVGEYNSPFLEPFDAFSPGEINNLLIRICQQLKINDKIIQTTATVGTDQKETWFVSSNGSEIYQNILSLSHHFGAIAQDGTIVQQRSNNGAHANSYQGGWELFKQDNLWHQVQKVGEQALELLTAEECPNTRTNLVLAPDQMMLQIHESIGHPLEIDRILGDERNYAGGSFVTKDDFGKLEYGSPLMNITFDPTVPGEFASYSFDDTGAAATKEYVIKKGILQRGLGSLESQARADLPGVACARACSWNRPPIDRMANLNLEPGNATFEEIISGIEHGIYMESNRSWSIDDQRYKFQFGCEYAKLIENGKLTKTLRNPNYRATTPEFWHSLIKVGNDTNWQIYGTPFCGKGEPNQAISVGHGSPVCEFANVEVFGGG; this is translated from the coding sequence ATGTGGAAACAATTAACAACCGCAATTTCTCATTTAAACATCCCCGCTGACTGGGTAGGAATTAGAGCCGTAAAAACAACTTCAACCCATCATTCCGTGCGTGATGGTTTACCCCAAAGCAATGGTAAATCATTAAACATGGGAGCAATGATCGAAGTCATAGTTGATGGTTGTTTAGGTTATGCAGCCACCAACTCCTTAGATATTTCCAGCTTACAAAACGCTGCGGAAATCGCCTATAAACAAGCATTAGTAGCCAGTAAATGGTGGATATATCCAGTTAGTGAAAATACCCGTCCTCAAGTAGTTGGTGAATATAACTCACCATTTTTAGAACCATTTGACGCTTTTAGTCCTGGAGAAATCAACAACTTACTAATTCGGATTTGTCAGCAACTCAAAATTAACGATAAAATCATTCAAACTACAGCCACCGTCGGCACAGATCAAAAAGAAACTTGGTTTGTGAGTAGTAATGGTTCCGAAATATATCAGAATATTCTATCTCTTAGTCATCATTTTGGAGCGATCGCTCAAGATGGCACAATCGTCCAACAACGCAGCAATAACGGCGCTCATGCAAACTCTTATCAAGGAGGTTGGGAACTGTTCAAACAAGATAATTTATGGCATCAAGTTCAAAAAGTTGGTGAGCAGGCATTAGAATTATTAACAGCGGAAGAATGTCCAAATACCCGCACTAATTTAGTTTTAGCACCAGACCAAATGATGCTACAAATTCATGAAAGTATCGGACATCCTTTAGAAATTGACCGCATTTTAGGAGATGAACGCAACTATGCTGGAGGTAGTTTTGTCACCAAAGATGATTTTGGTAAATTAGAATATGGTTCACCGCTGATGAATATCACCTTTGATCCTACAGTACCAGGTGAATTTGCCAGTTATAGTTTTGATGATACTGGTGCAGCAGCAACCAAAGAATATGTAATTAAAAAAGGCATTTTACAACGGGGTTTAGGCAGTTTAGAAAGTCAAGCCAGAGCAGATTTACCCGGTGTTGCTTGTGCGCGTGCTTGTTCCTGGAATCGTCCCCCCATAGACAGAATGGCTAACTTAAATTTAGAACCAGGAAACGCCACCTTTGAGGAAATTATCTCAGGAATAGAACATGGGATTTACATGGAATCTAACCGTTCTTGGTCAATAGATGATCAACGTTATAAATTTCAATTTGGTTGTGAATATGCCAAATTAATTGAAAACGGTAAACTTACTAAAACCCTGCGTAATCCTAATTATCGTGCCACTACGCCAGAATTTTGGCATAGTTTAATTAAAGTTGGTAATGATACTAATTGGCAAATATATGGTACACCTTTCTGCGGTAAAGGAGAACCAAATCAAGCCATTTCTGTAGGTCATGGTTCACCAGTTTGTGAATTTGCAAATGTTGAGGTTTTTGGTGGTGGTTAA
- a CDS encoding transporter substrate-binding domain-containing protein, producing the protein MNKLHLVLSATLSLIFWLSFLSGNLTASAATMAEIQQRGYLNMAVKDNLRPLGFRDDKGNLQGLEIDLAKRLASDLLGKADAVKLQPVANSDRLPVVFNQQVDLAIAGVTATESRSRIVSFSVPYYYDGAAIVTKNTSIQELKDIDKGKIAVLNNSSTVGYLKYFAPSAELVGVNSYAQGWEKIENNQVDGFAADISVLSGWVQAHPGYRILTTKLSAQPLSVVMPKGLQYDQLRRNVNEAIARYTVTGWLKERIEYWGLS; encoded by the coding sequence ATGAATAAGTTACATCTGGTATTATCCGCTACCCTATCTTTGATTTTTTGGCTGTCTTTTCTCAGTGGAAATTTAACTGCATCTGCCGCAACAATGGCGGAAATTCAGCAGCGAGGCTATTTAAATATGGCAGTTAAGGATAATCTTCGTCCTTTGGGATTTAGGGATGACAAGGGCAATTTACAAGGGTTAGAGATTGATTTAGCCAAACGTTTGGCCAGTGATTTGTTGGGTAAAGCTGACGCTGTGAAATTGCAACCAGTAGCTAATAGCGATCGCTTACCTGTAGTCTTTAATCAACAAGTTGATTTGGCTATTGCTGGAGTCACAGCCACAGAGTCACGTTCCCGCATTGTTAGCTTCAGTGTTCCTTATTATTATGATGGGGCAGCAATAGTTACAAAAAATACATCTATTCAAGAATTAAAAGATATAGACAAAGGGAAAATAGCCGTTCTCAACAACTCTAGCACTGTTGGATACTTAAAATATTTTGCACCGTCTGCTGAATTGGTCGGCGTAAATTCTTACGCCCAAGGCTGGGAAAAAATAGAAAATAATCAGGTAGATGGTTTTGCAGCGGATATCAGCGTTCTTAGTGGTTGGGTGCAAGCACATCCTGGTTATCGCATATTGACAACTAAATTATCAGCACAACCATTATCTGTAGTTATGCCAAAGGGATTGCAGTATGATCAGTTAAGACGTAACGTGAATGAAGCGATCGCTCGTTATACGGTTACAGGTTGGCTAAAAGAACGGATAGAATATTGGGGATTGTCGTAA
- the cysS gene encoding cysteine--tRNA ligase: MTLSIYNTLTRRQEQFTTVEPGKVKMYYCGVTVYDYCHLGHARACIVWDVVRRYLQFIGYNVRYIQNFTDIDDKILKRAREEGSSMEVVAEKYIQAYFEDMSRLGIKEADEYPRATHTMNGIQRLIHDLEHKGFAYPSHGDVYYAVQNFAEYGKLSGRKLEDMQAGASERVNVEDPEYQKKRYPFDFALWKAAKPGEPAWESPWGKGRPGWHIECSAMVRDRLGDTIDIHAGGADLIFPHHENEIAQSEAVTGKPLANYWLHNGMVKVDGEKMSKSLGNFITIRQLLDRGVDPMAVRLFVMMAQYRKPIDFTDDAILAATNGWHTIKEGLLFGHQHGKKLEWDESNQIQNSEIERFQKAVNDDFNFPGGLVIIFELAKELNRERNIIVHQGKTETPANELLQKWQTLITLAEVLGLTAKPETETPKQDGISNAEIEELIQKRWEARKAKNFAESDRIRDELLEKGVVLTDTKDGTFWHPEIIPLTK; the protein is encoded by the coding sequence ATGACCCTATCTATTTACAATACTCTCACCCGTCGTCAAGAACAATTTACCACCGTCGAACCTGGCAAGGTTAAGATGTATTATTGCGGCGTGACGGTTTATGATTACTGCCATTTGGGTCATGCTAGAGCTTGTATTGTTTGGGATGTAGTGCGTCGTTATCTGCAATTTATCGGTTATAATGTCCGCTATATCCAAAATTTTACGGATATTGATGATAAAATTCTCAAACGCGCCAGAGAAGAAGGTTCTTCCATGGAAGTTGTCGCCGAAAAATATATTCAAGCATATTTTGAAGATATGTCGCGGTTGGGAATTAAAGAAGCTGATGAATACCCCCGCGCTACACATACAATGAACGGTATTCAAAGATTAATTCATGATTTAGAACATAAAGGTTTTGCTTATCCGTCTCATGGTGATGTGTATTATGCAGTCCAGAATTTTGCCGAATATGGCAAACTTTCGGGACGGAAATTAGAAGATATGCAAGCCGGTGCAAGTGAACGGGTAAACGTCGAAGACCCAGAATATCAAAAGAAGCGATACCCCTTTGATTTTGCCCTGTGGAAGGCTGCAAAACCCGGTGAACCGGCGTGGGAGTCTCCTTGGGGAAAAGGTCGCCCCGGATGGCATATAGAATGCTCGGCGATGGTACGCGATCGCTTGGGTGATACCATAGATATTCATGCTGGTGGTGCTGACTTAATTTTCCCCCATCATGAAAACGAAATTGCCCAATCGGAAGCAGTTACCGGCAAACCTTTAGCCAATTATTGGTTACACAACGGCATGGTCAAAGTAGATGGGGAAAAAATGTCCAAATCCTTGGGTAATTTTATCACCATTCGTCAATTATTAGATCGGGGTGTAGACCCCATGGCCGTGCGTTTATTTGTGATGATGGCACAATATCGCAAACCCATAGATTTTACCGATGATGCTATATTAGCAGCAACCAACGGCTGGCATACTATCAAAGAAGGTTTATTATTTGGACATCAACATGGTAAAAAACTAGAGTGGGATGAATCTAACCAAATCCAAAATTCCGAGATTGAGAGATTTCAAAAAGCCGTTAATGATGATTTTAATTTTCCTGGTGGTTTAGTAATAATTTTTGAATTAGCCAAAGAACTAAATCGGGAAAGAAACATCATTGTTCATCAAGGAAAAACAGAAACCCCAGCTAACGAACTACTGCAAAAATGGCAAACCCTAATTACATTAGCAGAAGTTTTAGGTTTAACTGCCAAACCAGAAACAGAAACTCCTAAACAGGATGGTATAAGTAATGCAGAAATTGAGGAGTTAATTCAAAAAAGATGGGAAGCAAGAAAAGCAAAAAACTTTGCAGAAAGTGATCGCATTCGTGATGAACTTTTAGAAAAGGGAGTGGTCTTAACTGACACAAAAGATGGAACATTTTGGCACCCTGAGATTATACCTTTAACAAAATGA